A genome region from Polypterus senegalus isolate Bchr_013 chromosome 7, ASM1683550v1, whole genome shotgun sequence includes the following:
- the LOC120532293 gene encoding uncharacterized protein LOC120532293, protein MFVIVRSKKRVKPVKHIIIKVKKRKRKSKSTNTEGPTGVPCGVSTDFEEVESDLGTSGSGSFYYEIPHESPTVPKKLTRMETKSREEAIPEFYDMPAGASSFTDPDLLTKSVEIYKDDKMPMVSSKPSEASSSEASSPVLANQATHIDIKEDQKPQMSKTDTSELPIMAGQASPPRRAVSIAGETEMGPETSMPSSYMIPNGAKQILKIKVKKEKDTGITEAEAFEIPDATQLLLDGTHITLKREKDQGAAPAVHGEMPTDQSRQFLVKVKKDVEKLVPVPTEIPSKDPTMRAQYVKVKSEKESEILPSDLDLTATFDTRDSAKRAQLVKFKSEDEKFLGISRTSSPGTPLQRAHSVVLKSEEAKTSILHYSKTPDGTPATGVMKEPPHLTIKSEPETEVAAFPPSQSVVPKSDEEAEKQDELPSTGPLEWVQHRPSSLKKKLRPDHYGMPSEAPSEAPSEQITIKSEKQMERSPSIGLVKSAQHMILTSVEQAENVRSDQYLMSPKGPTKIDLHARTPKEESKSKMSEMDVKAPTKDPTELAQHVTIKSEEKMEKSKMPVEVSSTDLAKPGQPIVMESDEESKPEMSTGVFTKGFTMLAQRLFRSESEKDTSEIPVAIPTKALSKEAEEVLTESIEFHDDSTYDIHLGLPTDGPAKRAQHVLIHSEVDNEKDTTETAEGVPYNRSAKRAQNEVAEEDSKSETLISVLPKGIAKWAQRFFGSVAESEESTSNVSEVIPAQGSAKQAKCVITETKDEQNDDTSEMFTGVPNRGPVAMKPKEELLQNINKMPVGVLSKGYRKQAKHVVVESGDEQEDFEKVEGVPSKGPAKRSKSVVIESEEEQKHNRSEMPIVVPSKGPAKRSKSVVIEPEEELLKNTTQVPVEVHSKGPRKQAKHVVVESGEEQEDFKKVVGVPSKGLAKRAKSVVIESEKEQEDERFEVPVGFPSKGPAKRSKSVIIESEEELLKNTTRVPVEVHSKGPRKQAKHVVVVESGDEQENFEMVVGVPSKGPAKQAKSVVIESEEDRENNRYEMPIGVPSKGPAKRAKGVVIESEEDRENNRYEMPIGVPSKGPAKRAKRILAEPEEDLEDDTSEWPVGFSSKGPAKRVKPVVTESKEEITSEISTEAFPKNVAKWAQRVLFGSEAEVQQNESKV, encoded by the exons ATGTTTGTTATAGTCCGCTCTAAAAAACGGGTAAAGCCAGTCAAGCATATCATCattaaagtaaagaaaagaaaaaggaagtccAAGTCCACAAACACTGAAGGGCCCACTGGAGTTCCTTGTGGTGTTTCCACTGACTTTGAAGAGGTAGAATCAGATCTTGGAACTTCAGGATCCGGGTCTTTCTATTATGAGATCCCCCATGAATCACCCACAGTTCCCAAAAAGCTGACGCGTATGGAAACTAAATCAAGGGAAGAGGCCATTCCTGAATTCTATGATATGCCAGCCGGGGCATCGTCGTTTACAGACCCCGACCTGCTGACCAAAAGTGTTGAAATATATAAAGATGACAAGATGCCGATGGTTAGCTCAAAGCCCAGTGAAGCCAGTTCCTCTGAAGCCAGTTCCCCAGTTCTTGCAAATCAGGCCACTCACATAGACATAAAGGAAGATCAAAAGCCACAGATGAGCAAGACTGATACCTCTGAGCTACCAATCATGGCAGGCCAAGCTAGCCCTCCAAGAAGGGCTGTGTCCATTGCAGGGGAAACGGAGATGGGTCCGGAAACGTCCATGCCTTCATCATATATGATTCCCAATGGAGCCAAGCAGATATTAAAgataaaagtaaagaaagaaaaagacaccGGGATAACTGAGGCGGAAGCGTTCGAAATTCCAGATGCCACTCAGCTCCTACTTGATGGGACACACATAACGTTAAAACGAGAGAAAGACCAAGGAGCAGCTCCAGCTGTCCATGGTGAGATGCCAACTGATCAGTCCAGGCAGTTTTTAGTGAAAGTCAAGAAAGATGTAGAAAAGCTTGTGCCAGTGCCTACTGAAATTCCATCCAAAGATCCTACAATGCGGGCCCAATATGTCAAAGTAAAATCTGAGAAAGAGTCTGAAATTCTACCTTCAGATTTGGATCTGACCGCTACATTTGATACCAGAGATTCCGCAAAGAGGGCCCAGCTTGTAAAATTTAAATCAGAGGACGAGAAATTTTTGGGAATATCTCGAACATCATCCCCTGGCACACCTTTACAGCGTGCCCATAGTGTAGTGTTAAAATCAGAGGAAGCAAAAACATCGATTCTCCATTATTCCAAAACACCAGACGGAACTCCTGCCACAGGTGTTATGAAGGAGCCCCCACATTTAACCATAAAATCAGAGCCCGAGACCGAAGTGGCTGCATTTCCGCCATCTCAAAGTGTTGTACCAAAATCAGATGAAGAAGCAGAGAAGCAAGATGAACTTCCCTCTACAGGCCCCTTGGAATGGGTACAACACCGCCCATCATCACTAAAGAAAAAATTGAGACCTGATCATTATGGGATGCCAAGTGAAGCCCCAAGTGAAGCCCCTTCTGAGCAGATAACAATAAAGTCCGAAAAGCAGATGGAGCGCAGTCCTTCCATAGGTTTGGTAAAAAGTGCTCAACATATGATATTAACATCAGTAGAGCAAGCAGAAAATGTAAGGTCTGACCAGTATCTAATGTCTCCCAAGGGTCCAACAAAAATTGACCTGCATGCAAGAACACCAAAAGAGGAGTCCAAAAGTAAGATGTCAGAAATGGACGTTAAAGCTCCAACCAAAGACCCTACAGAACTGGCCCAACATGTAACTATAAAGTCAGAGGAAAAGATGGAAAAATCGAAGATGCCTGTGGAAGTTTCATCAACTGATTTGGCAAAGCCTGGCCAACCCATAGTTATGGAATCAGATGAAGAGAGTAAGCCAGAGATGTCCACAGGAGTTTTCACCAAAGGATTCACAATGTTGGCTCAACGTTTGTTTAGATCAGAGTCTGAAAAGGATACATCTGAGATTCCAGTAGCCATTCCAACCAAAGCTCTTTCGAAGGAAGCTGAAGAAGTTCTAACAGAATCCATAGAATTCCATGATGATAGTACATATGATATTCATTTAGGGTTGCCTACTGACGGTCCCGCAAAGAGGGCTCAACATGTATTAATACACTCCGAAGTAGACAATGAAAAAGATACAACCGAGACAGCTGAAGGAGTTCCATATAATCGTTCTGCAAAACGTGCACAGAATGAAGTAGCAGAGGAAGACAGTAAGTCTGAGACACTGATATCAGTTCTCCCCAAAGGTATCGCAAAGTGGGCTCAGCGTTTCTTTGGATCGGTGGCAGAGTCAGAGGAAAGTACTTCCAATGTGTCAGAAGTTATTCCAGCCCAAGGTTCAGCAAAGCAAGCCAAATGTGTAATAACAGAAACCAAGGATGAGCAGAATGATGACACATCTGAAATGTTCACCGGTGTTCCAAATAGAGGTCCTGTAGCAATGAAACCAAAGGAAGAATtactacaaaatataaacaagATGCCTGTAGGAGTTCTTTCGAAAGGTTACAGAAAGCAAGCTAAACATGTAGTAGTAGAATCAGGGGATGAGCAGGAAGATTTTGAGAAGGTAGAAGGAGTTCCATCTAAAGGCCCTGCAAAACGATCCAAAAGTGTAGTGATAGAATCTGAGGAAGAGCAGAAACATAACAGATCTGAGATGCCCATAGTTGTTCCATCTAAAGGCCCTGCAAAACGATCCAAAAGTGTAGTAATAGAACCTGAGGAAGAATTATTAAAGAATACTACTCAGGTACCTGTGGAAGTTCATTCCAAAGGTCCCAGAAAGCAAGCTAAACATGTAGTAGTGGAATCAGGGGAGGAGCAGGAAGATTTTAAGAAGGTAGTAGGAGTTCCATCTAAAGGGCTGGCAAAGCGAGCCAAAAGTGTAGTAATAGAATCTGAGAAAGAGCAGGAAGATGAGAGATTTGAGGTGCCTGTGGGATTTCCATCTAAAG GTCCTGCAAAGCGATCCAAAAGTGTAATAATAGAATCTGAGGAAGAATTATTAAAGAATACTACTCGGGTACCTGTGGAAGTTCATTCCAAAGGTCCCAGAAAGCAAGCTAAacatgtagtagtagtagaatcAGGGGATGAGCAGGAAAATTTTGAGATGGTAGTAGGAGTTCCATCTAAAGGTCCTGCAAAGCAAGCCAAAAGTGTAGTAATAGAATCTGAGGAAGACCGTGAAAATAACAGATATGAGATGCCCATAGGTGTTCCATCTAAAGGTCCAGCAAAACGAGCCAAAGGTGTAGTAATAGAATCTGAGGAAGACCGTGAAAATAACAGATATGAGATGCCCATAGGTGTTCCATCTAAAGGTCCAGCAAAACGAGCCAAACGGATATTAGCCGAACCTGAGGAAGATCTTGAAGATGATACATCTGAGTGGCCAGTAGGCTTTTCTTCTAAAGGTCCAGCAAAACGAGTCAAACCAGTAGTAACAGAATCGAAGGAAGAGATTACTTCTGAGATATCTACCGAAGCTTTTCCCAAAAATGTTGCAAAGTGGGCTCAGCGTGTGCTGTTTGGATCAGAGGCAGAGGTTCAGCAAAATGAGTCCAAAGTGTAG